A single region of the Nakaseomyces glabratus chromosome D, complete sequence genome encodes:
- the CLB5 gene encoding B-type cyclin CLB5 (CAGL0D04642g~Ortholog(s) have cyclin-dependent protein serine/threonine kinase regulator activity) gives MSSMSSSSMDSAQRKPSEDEKMDRPALTNVEVNRALPGGRKAQPLTEQEKKRHPMYRKPSRIRREDSDASYMANSKKRQVFQDNADDDEPTGKDQESRIKRAKVQDRQIKWVDLDSKEKNNIAMVVEYTNDIFDFLYEREKNTIPMHNYLLDRKSKYHLRPATRAVLVDWLVEVHDKFQCYPETLYLGINIMDRFLSQHKVDINKLQLLAVTSLFIAAKFEEINLPKLSEYAYITDGAASKDDIKVSEMFILTELKFSLDWPNPLNFLRRLSKADGYDGECRMIAKFILEYSLCSSKFVGEKPSELAAMAIFLARRILKRESPIWDDTFIHYSGGIDALNDNHFQNLCTIMINEIAQPATKLTALCDKYKSIKGGTIYDKTIKWCKDQMERNYENVFSC, from the coding sequence ATGAGCAGTATGAGTTCTTCCTCGATGGACAGTGCACAGAGGAAGCCGTCTGAAGACGAGAAGATGGATAGGCCAGCGTTGACTAATGTAGAGGTGAATAGGGCTCTTCCTGGTGGTAGGAAAGCGCAACCGCTGACTGAacaggaaaagaaaagacacCCTATGTATCGGAAGCCAAGCAGGATACGAAGAGAGGATAGCGATGCATCATATATGGCCAACAGCAAGAAACGGCAAGTGTTCCAGGACAATGCTGACGATGACGAGCCTACAGGGAAAGACCAGGAATCCAGGATTAAGCGAGCTAAAGTGCAAGATAGACAAATCAAATGGGTCGATTTGGACTCTAAGGAGAAAAACAATATTGCCATGGTGGTCGAATATACCAATGATATCTTCGATTTCCTatatgaaagagaaaagaataCAATACCCATGCACAATTACTTGCTAGAtagaaaatcaaaatatcatcTAAGACCCGCAACAAGAGCAGTCCTGGTAGATTGGCTTGTAGAGGTGCATGACAAATTCCAATGCTATCCTGAGACATTATATCTGGGCATTAACATTATGGACAGATTTCTTTCACAGCATAAAGTTGATATAAATAAACTGCAACTGCTGGCAGTCACTTCGCTATTCATCGCGGCTAAATTTGAGGAAATTAATTTGCCCAAACTATCAGAGTATGCATATATCACTGATGGGGCTGCATCTAAAGACGATATCAAAGTGTCCGAGATGTTCATTTTGACAGAATTAAAATTCTCCCTAGATTGGCCAAATCCcttaaattttttgagaAGACTTTCAAAGGCTGATGGATACGATGGTGAGTGCAGAATGATAGCCAAATTTATCCTAGAATACTCCTTATGTTCCTCAAAGTTTGTTGGTGAAAAGCCATCAGAACTCGCCGCCATGGCAATATTTCTAGCGAGACGGATCTTGAAAAGAGAGTCACCTATTTGGGATGACACTTTTATACACTATAGTGGAGGTATTGACGCATTAAATGATaatcattttcaaaatctgTGCACAATAatgattaatgaaattgcCCAGCCAGCGACAAAGTTAACAGCGTTATGTGATAAATATAAGAGCATTAAAGGGGGCACTATATATGACAAAACTATCAAGTGGTGTAAGGATCAAATGGAAAGAAATTATGAGAATGTTTTCAGTTGTTAG
- the CLB2 gene encoding B-type cyclin CLB2 (CAGL0D04620g~Ortholog(s) have cyclin-dependent protein serine/threonine kinase activator activity): MSLSGNNFENPQNNGTSRLLKNVQRLALNNVTNTTAGPHVGFLGSQSQDNSALRSFKSSIANLKGDSVPTYKVNPLSRPALVNNERDLTKTKLGIQEEKETRNYEENKENHGPQKGHFTQYDERVEDKNQSESTVSSQTTTESTQITTSNGDDDQTEEENSEDADSKKKRPISTIVEQDIPKKFKSCNRFGTEEYEWEDLDAEDANDPFMVSEDVNDIFEYLHQLEIVTLPRKEDLYKHRNICQNRDILVNWLVKIHNKFGLLPETLYLAVNLMDRFLCKELVQLDKLQLVGTSCLFIASKYEEVYSPSIKHFASETDGACTEDEIKEGEKFILKTLEFNLNYPNPMNFLRRISKADDYDIQSRTLAKFLLEISLVDFRFIGVLPSLCAAAAMFLSRKMLGKGQWDGNLIHYSGGYTKNQLAPVCEMIMDYLVSPVVHDEFHRKYQSRRFMKASIISVQWALKVRKNGYDIMSLHE; encoded by the coding sequence ATGTCACTATCTGGGAATAACTTTGAGAACCCCCAGAACAATGGAACTTCTAGACTTTTAAAAAATGTACAAAGACTTGCTTTGAACAATGTCACAAATACAACAGCAGGCCCTCATGTTGGCTTTCTTGGTTCACAATCTCAAGATAACTCTGCATTAAGAAGCTTCAAGTCATCGATTGCAAACTTAAAGGGTGACTCAGTACCTACTTATAAAGTTAACCCATTGTCTAGACCAGCCTTGGTTAACAATGAAAGAGATTTAACAAAGACAAAATTGGGtatacaagaagaaaaggaaacaaGAAACTATGAAGAAAACAAGGAGAATCATGGACCCCAGAAAGGACATTTCACACAGTATGATGAGAGGGTAGAAGATAAAAATCAGTCAGAATCGACAGTTTCATCACAAACCACAACAGAATCGACGCAAATAACAACGAGTAATGGTGATGATGACCAAACTGAGGAAGAAAATAGCGAGGATGCTGActcaaaaaagaaacgcCCAATTTCTACTATTGTGGAACAAGATATACCCAAAAAGTTCAAGTCATGCAATCGTTTTGGAACAGAAGAGTACGAATGGGAAGATCTAGATGCTGAGGATGCCAATGACCCTTTCATGGTAAGTGAAGACGTAAACGATATTTTTGAGtatcttcatcagttgGAAATTGTAACTTTACCAAGAAAGGAGGATCTATACAAGCATAGAAATATTTGCCAGAATAGGGATATATTAGTGAATTGGCTGGTAAAGATAcataataaatttggtTTGCTTCCAGAAACACTATATCTAGCGGTAAATTTGATGGATCGTTTTCTTTGCAAAGAATTAGTTCAACTTGATAAATTGCAATTAGTAGGAACATCGTGTCTCTTTATTGCATcaaaatatgaagaagttTATTCTCCAAGTATTAAGCACTTTGCTTCGGAAACTGACGGAGCATGCACAGAAGATGAGATTAAAGAAggtgaaaaatttattctGAAGACACTAGAATTTAACCTCAACTATCCTAATCCAATGAACTTTTTAAGAAGAATATCAAAAGCTGATGATTATGACATCCAATCAAGAACGTTAGCCAAATTTCTACTAGAAATATCACTAGTTGACTTCAGATTCATTGGTGTATTACCATCATTATGCGCAGCTGCAGCCATGTTCTTATCCAGAAAAATGTTAGGTAAAGGCCAATGGGATGGGAATTTAATACACTATAGCGGTGGATACacaaaaaatcaattggCTCCTGTTTGTGAGATGATTATGGACTATTTAGTTAGCCCTGTTGTTCATGATGAATTCCATAGAAAATACCAATCAAGAAGATTCATGAAAGCATCCATAATATCTGTTCAGTGGGCTTTAAAGGTCAGGAAAAATGGATACGATATAATGTCACTACATGAGtaa